In Pongo abelii isolate AG06213 chromosome 5, NHGRI_mPonAbe1-v2.0_pri, whole genome shotgun sequence, a single genomic region encodes these proteins:
- the PAQR8 gene encoding membrane progestin receptor beta translates to MTTAILERLSTLSVSGQQLRRLPKILEDGLPKMPCTVPETDVPQLFREPYIRTGYRPTGHEWRYYFFSLFQKHNEVVNVWTHLLAALAVLLRFWAFAEAEALPWASTHSLPLLLFILSSITYLTCSLLAHLLQSKSELSHYTFYFVDYVGVSVYQYGSALAHFFYSSDQAWYERFWLFFLPAAAFCGWLSCAGCCYAKYRYRRPYPVMRKICQVVPAGLAFILDISPVAHRVALCHLAGCQEQAAWYHTLQILFFLVSAYFFSCPVPEKYFPGSCDIVGHGHQIFHAFLSICTLSQLEAILLDYQGRQEIFLQRHGPLSVHMACLSFFFLAACSAATAALLRHKVKARLTKKDS, encoded by the coding sequence ATGACGACCGCCATCTTGGAGCGCCTGAGCACCCTGTCGGTCAGCGGGCAGCAGCTGCGCCGCCTGCCCAAGATCCTGGAGGATGGGCTTCCCAAGATGCCTTGCACTGTCCCGGAAACCGATGTGCCCCAGCTCTTCCGGGAGCCTTACATCCGCACCGGCTACCGCCCCACGGGGCACGAGTGGCGCTACTACTTCTTCAGCCTCTTTCAGAAACACAACGAGGTAGTCAACGTCTGGACCCATTTACTGGCAGCCCTGGCCGTCCTCTTGCGATTCTGGGCCTTTGCCGAGGCTGAGGCCTTGCCATGGGCGTCTACCCACTCCCTGCCTCTGCTCCTCTTCATCCTGTCGTCAATCACTTACCTCACCTGCAGCCTTCTGGCCCACCTGCTGCAGTCCAAGTCAGAGCTCTCCCACTACACCTTCTACTTTGTGGACTATGTTGGCGTGAGTGTTTACCAATATGGCAGTGCTTTGGCTCATTTCTTCTACAGCTCTGACCAGGCCTGGTATGAGCGGTTCTGGCTTTTCTTCTTGCCAGCAGCTGCCTTCTGTGGCTGGTTATCTTGTGCTGGCTGTTGCTATGCCAAATATCGTTACCGGAGGCCTTATCCAGTCATGAGGAAGATCTGTCAAGTGGTGCCAGCAGGGCTGGCTTTTATCCTAGACATCAGCCCTGTGGCACACCGTGTGgcgctctgtcacctggctggCTGCCAGGAGCAAGCAGCCTGGTACCACACCCTCCAGATCCTCTTCTTCCTGGTTAGCGCTTATTTCTTCTCCTGCCCGGTGCCTGAGAAGTACTTCCCGGGTTCCTGTGACATCGTGGGCCATGGGCATCAGATCTTCCATGCCTTTCTGTCCATCTGCACGCTCTCCCAGCTGGAGGCCATCCTCCTGGACTACCAGGGGCGGCAGGAGATCTTCCTGCAGCGCCATGGACCCCTGTCTGTCCACATGGCCtgcctctccttcttcttcctggCTGCCTGCAGTGCTGCCACCGCAGCCCTTCTGAGGCACAAAGTCAAGGCCAGACTGACCAAGAAAGATTCCTGA